Genomic DNA from Cloeon dipterum chromosome 3, ieCloDipt1.1, whole genome shotgun sequence:
aaagtattttttgccaGTCGAGGTTGACATGACGTTTCCCCCTAAAGCTGGaatataagttttaaatttagctctGAGCGGGAATTTAGATAGTACATtctcaattaaattacaataaatccCTTTATgataatcagaaaattaatttgtgcgtCTAAATGAGATTATATTAACATTGATGGGGAATTCTCCtgtgttaaaaatgaaatctaaatcaaattctttgatttttatattatctaaatatttgaaatgaaaaaatatgctgaatgaatggaaagaaaatttatcacaTTACTTGTTCCgttttttttcagttcattaatatttgcttgctgcaaaaacaacaatttattaaaatcttgcTGAAAATGGTTCTCAAATTTGCAAGATTACATTTGGTACACATTTCGGATACACAGGACACACTCTCTCGCCGGTTTTAATTCCCCCTGCAGCAGTAACTGAAACCTGGCGAGTAAAAAGATATAATTCTGACtgaattgaattccaaaagtCACAGTGGCGTCTCCTTTGATGGCAGTGACGAGTCCTAAAGTCAGGTCCggatcatttttctttccacaCTGGAACATCTGGGCCATCGTGTGGCATTCGTCAGTGGactctgcaaataaattatggtTTGCAATTGTGTTGGCATAGCAAAGCTCACGAATGGAGGTGCaggaatcaaaatttccaaagccATCCTGCATGGCCTGCGGGTCGTCGGCCGTCAAGTCCTCTAAGTTGCGCAAAATATTATCCGTCACCAGTGACCCGGTTTTTATCTTAATATGCataattagatttaatttgctttttatataAGGGAACTCGAGAGATATTATTTACCACgtttccttttttcccgcaGCACCTAAGATAACACTAAAGAATAATATACgcggttttattattattatttttaaattaatttgcgtaGCCGCGCACTTTGATATTGCGTCTTTGGTTGACGACGTTGCCTGTTGCATTCATGATTATCTTATTCACTTCATTTTCTGTCACATTCCAAATTTCCTTGCAAGTGCGCGCGATTTGTATCGAATTTGTGCCCGGTTGTAAGGCCTGAAAGACACAAAATATGatcaattggaaaaaatagaaataaaatatcacctCGCAAAGAAACGGTTTTTGCTTGGTACAAGTGTCAGCGCCCAAGTAGGTTTTACTCAAAGtcgaatttgacaaatttatgaaaatacaCTGATCGGCACTCTCCGAGGGCATTTTCCCGTTTTTCCAGTTGGCTATTTCTTccttgttcaatttttcattttctgaaCACCAGAAGTGAGCTCCTGGACAACCGCGGTTGGTGCCAGATGTCCAGAAATCCCTTCCACATTGATCAGGGTAGACTATTGAGAGTTTATAAAAGTGTGCAAATCATCAgggatggaaatttaatattttacatgcTTTCGGATATTTCGCAACCATTTTTGTAAGACAACTCAATTCCTCAAGAGCTTCAATTGATGCCAGTTTCATTCCAACGGAGCAGCAATATTTCCACGCGCCAAACCAATCCAGctaaacgaaataaattttacaatagaagatttaaattataaaattataaatccaCAGTTGCAGCCGAAAAGAGATAATCCTTTCCACAACCGGCATTCCACTGGCCATGAACGAAAAGATCTAAAAGAGAAGATCAGACAATTCTTcactcaatttaaattctaatcaCTGACCGTTTAATGATCCGTTTGTGAAAATCGATTCCTAAAGAtaatatttaagtttaaataatgttaaagagcccaaaataaaaaaataacagaacTTGCATTTTTACTACACTCCATCGGACAGATTGGCATGTAGCAGTCGGGCGTGATCATCACGTCAGCACCCTTCAAATATCGAAGCTCTCAACAAATTCACACAAAGTAAACATTCATTTCACCTGGCAAGCCATGACGAATTTATGGCTGCAGTTCCGGTCTGACAAAAGTATTCCGCTCGCATTTTTCGTCACTTGCAAGTGGAGGCAATTCTCATCAGGCTGGGCGTTGTCCGGTTGCCCTGGAGCCCAGGACAGCGAGTCGGGAAGGTTGACGGCCCCTGGACACCAGGCCCACCTTCCCCAGGTGCCCATTGCGCGTCCCGCAGTCCAATAATTATAGTTTAGCGTCCAGTTCACTTTAGTCGTGTTGCTCAAACACTCAAAATCGGACGCCGAGCTAAACCATATCGGGCGCATGCCTAAACTGCAACAGAAGTCCCAATTCTGCTGCCAAGTGccctttgaaaatttataaatgatttattatttttgaaaaaatactgttAATACTAACAAGCTTGCCAGAGAAAAGGTAAAATCTGTCGCAGTTACGCGTCCACGTCCCATACTTTTCTCCTTCTGaatataaataagtttttagcaaaaatctaaattaagaTTAAGTTATTCGGCTTTATTCCTTATTGTTAAAGGACTATGggagtagccattgtaaaatcaattggtaaataaattcattgcttatagatttttcatttatccaaataaaaaattagtttccgTGTTTCACGTTTTACCcttaatttttccagtttcGTCTAGCAATGTACTCTATAAATTGTAATGTAAACTAAAGAAttctttgcaattaatttgaatcatACGTTTTTGTTGCACTTAATAGCAAGGCAAGAGTCTTGAAAATCATCTTTTGGCTAATTTaccagtttttaaataaattaattttaccaattaaTCAATATCCTTATTTACCTCgcacaaaaaaggaaacagtGAATTAGAATCTGATGTTTTCAAGACGGCAGCACCGTTAAGTACGGAAGTCGTGAGTCCTTTTTGAGCTATTTCCAAACTGCTCATTTTCTGCACTATCGCGGGAATGACGATTTCCCTTATCGGGTTGCACCAGGCGAAACTCAAATCGTAATTTTGGCACGACATGTTGCCTTCGTTGGAGCCAATCGTCCAGACGGCAGAGTTAGTGCCAACCTctataaatcattaaaacaaaattaaaaataaataaataaaattaaaacacaccctgaagcaatttttgaacaagATTCAATTTTAGGACGTCTTgcacagaaattaaattcaaattgcgtAGGAAGCAGTTCTTGGCCGCGTCAACTtgggttgctgctgctgacgaAAACAGAAACGTCGTTCCGTTTCTAACAATTAGCTTGCCTAAAATCAGTGTGCAAAATGTATACATCTTCAACAGCATAATTTTGCTCTTACTCGTGCTGGCGCTGATCACTGATGATGCGCCCTGAATAAATTAGtgcaaatttgttaattttgtagaTGTATAATGCCGTTTTATTATGAAAGTgctatttcaatgaaatttttaaataaaactacgGATTGAACGGTTGAtcccatatttttaaattctttaaatgatttattgaaaCCTGATTTGCGATGAAAGTGAAGTTTGTGCACCGAGACAGTTCGCAAGCTCgctaaaatccaatttttatttttttaaaatcatctttgctaattaatttgagcatACTGCATTAATTCGTTTAGCTGTCGTGGTGGTGATGGTAGTGACCAAATTTATCGCTTCTGCAGCTGGTGAGGTGCTTGTAGGTGAGGCTGTGGTTGACTCAGCTTTCGTCTGAGCTGTTAAATATTCGTGGTTCACAAATTTAGGCGACGTACAAGGTGTATTTTCCGCAATAAACTGAGTTGAGCCACTTTGAGAAATCGAGATAGTAGTCAATTCCGATTTGGTCGGCTCAGAGGACGTGATTCCTTGACCAGAGGAAAATGTTTCTGTTTCAATGGGATTTGGGATAGCTGTGTTTTCATTCTCAATGTGCTCTACAGCACTGCTGAAATCTGTGGCATGAAAACGgcctctaaaaattaaaatagttaaaatgtCATTGCTTCATATTGCTCATTCAAGCGGTATTCTTACTGAGTGCTAGATGTTTCAGGGTGAGTAGTGTTCAATTTGAACACACTTGAATGTTGCGGCGGTTTACGCATAAAAGATGACGAACATTTTGCACCTCCACAACACTTGATTATATAAATTCGTCTCGAGTGCTTCAGattttctaaacatttttgttaatttaaaccatttttctaaaaaaaccCCGAACCTCTTGTAAGTAAGCGTTTCCGAAATTCTCTTTCGCCGGAAAGAAcgatctaaatattttaatattttcgtttttacaTACCACATCACAACGTgtattgataattatttatttgtccatATATTATTGGTACTATAAAAGCAATATAGGCTCACCTGATACTTCACAATAACTAGCACTAATACTATCGTAAAATGCACCATAATCCTCATTTTGACTTCTATATGTTGTATAGATGAGCTGTCGTTAAAACAGATAGATAGGTGTCAGCATGCCAAGTGCGAAACACAAAACTTCCTGCTACACATGAATGTGATGAAATATTGTCATCGGTtatccccccccccccccccacacacacacacacatggaATGTGCAATTTTCACACCATAAGCACCTGGCTCAAGGCTTGAGCAGGAATTCAAATGAGGTGCTCTTCGTAACtggtgttaaaatttattcaactcTATACTATCCCCGGaggtaaattgtttttttttaatttttggataatCGCTGCATTGAAATTGTCTGAATGGATgaatacattaattatttaaattaattttaataattataagcTTTCTCAGTGTGGCAGAAAGAAAGCTCATAAGCGAAATAGACATAGTTCAAAGAGCTACGTAATTGAACAAAACTGGATGAAATGTCGCGTTgtgagcaattattttattccactAGATTTATTTTCGATACTCATAGTAATGCGAAAAACGCGAATGAAATAGTCAACTTTTAATTAGgttgaacatttatttatttatttattatttagcatGATTGAAgcttgcgtttttttttcaatattcaaatttactcGCAAAGAACatgagagaaataaaatgtgttgtAGGGCACACATATCAGAGCCACCTTAATTGGTAGGGTCAGGGTCGGAAGTCACAGACGAGGCCATGGGCACGCTGGGATTATAGCACCAGAAGGGCTTTCCACCTTCCCTTGAAGCTGCCACCCACGCGAGGCAAGACTTTTGCTCGGCCCTTGAATTGTCCCTGCCCTGcgaatgcaataaatttattatctcgGACTTTTActagtgagaaaaaaatacttggcAATTATAGAGGAATTTTGTTTCGCCGCTGAAGTctgccagcagcagccagcattGCCGACGAGCTGTTGATGCAGACAGCCACGTAGTTTTCTTGGCCGTTGGCGTTGTCCGGATGTCTGGGCTGCGCAAGAGGCGCTTCACCGCACACAAGCCAAAGCTAGATTCGCAGCCGGTGTCCAGTAATAGATGGCGTCGCCCATAATTGCTATTGAATTGCCGGAATaacactaatttaaaatataaagcgactagttaaattaatagagaaaaatgccaaatatGCGGAacgctggaattttttttttattttttggagttgaaatttaaaataaaatgcgcagAGACAccaaacagaattaaaaattaatttttcttaataagCTGATTGTGGGAGGACTATAGGactctttttgaaatttattttaaattttttatgcttccgaaaaatatatttttgctccgtgtgttttgtaaaataaatatatatttgatccTGAAACGAGAAAgctattaatattaatttagcatTCTGCCTAAAAGAGTAGTCAACATGTGTACacactaaatattttattcttttattggAATTTGTAACCCTTCTATCCCGGCTGTATTTGTTAACTAAGCAGTGTCGTTCCGAACTCGCAGCAGGCTTTGCTTGCACCCGCATactatcaaataaatattttactttacgGAAATTTGTGTCATGCAATGCAACCGTTTCAGTCTGATTTGCATAGCTGAAAAGGTAAAAGCGGCCATTTTTGCTGCAACAAAATCTGGATCTGAAATTTACAATGCGACGCAAAGGAAAATAGCAATAAACAGAGAGATACTCGTCAGGTACTGGCCGATTTTTCCATCATTTGTCACACAGCAAACTGCAAATATGTGGCACGCGGATGGTGTACCATTCGTgggagcaaaataatttatacgtTTTTCTCGCAAGTGACGTTCGGACAGGATGGAGACGAAACATGGCGGAGCTGGCGTTCGTTGGCGCTCCCTgcgtcattatttttttaaaaaaaatatgagtgACCGAAAGGAAGTTGACAAGCAACGAAAACGTAAACATGTTGGTGCACTTTCTGTCAGTGGCAACGACGCTTGCGTTGATGTTGAGGTGCATGCAATTTTCAGACTTGTTCAGGTTGTCTGGCTGACCTTGCTCCCAGGTCGTCTGATTTTCGGTTGCACCAAGAAAAACCGTCAATGCTGGTCCGCAAACCAGACGTCCAGTAGTatttcatcaaataatttttcttgcaagattttatagttttttgttTAGTGACAATTGTGTTTACAACTTTCGTTTGGTTATGCAGTTCCTGCTTGTCAATTTTTGCAGTTCAtgttacttttaattaaatcacatgATTATAATAAACAGATATAAAACcatatgaaatttttgtttttcaaatgttgGCAGTAATCGCAATCAAACTGAAACATTTCggtccatttatttatttattcaaactgCTTGTATTAGAATACAATATTTGTTGCTAGGtctcgaaattattttttgtatttattggaCTTATAATGAAAATTCTGTGTcatcaacaataattatacacagatttttatttagaatattttttatgcaagaAAAACACCATTGCCAAActcataataaaaataagaaatgtgTCTCACGcatatattatgaaattttaaaatgtgtttttacaATTGGTATAATTTGATCGAAAATAGCTCATTTGTTCTAGTAGGAAAGTGGGCCACATAAGACTACGTTGCACGGGTATCCTTTGATATATAATGCAAATCCTAAGGCTTTCGCCACGTAAATGTGAGTTGAGTCGTACAGCTGGTTGCGATAATAAAAGTTGATGTCTTTGATCAATCCTGCTGGCAGCTTCTTGAAGGTTGAGCACCAGCTGTCGGTGCCATCTCCATTGTCGAAAGTCGGTCCAATGTAAACCCAGAGGCCTGCAGTATCTGTAACATATTTTGCAGCTCCCAattgataaacaaaaatctggaGTCTTTTTTACCGTGCCAGTCAAGCATAAAAGCTTCGAAATCAGCTACGCTTTCGAAAATGGCAAGGTGAGTGCCAAGTTTGCAGCAGTAGTCTGCTTCTCCTTGAGCGTCGGTCTAAAttaaaggaatattaatttgatacaTTTATCTACTGTTTGAACTACTTACAATTCCTccgataatttttataaagtaTGTTTTGCCAGTAGATAATTTCATGGCATTTCCCCCTAAAGCTGgaataaaagtttcaaatttaactgtGATAATATGTTCTCCATAAAATTACGATAAATCattaattacataataaaatttagatatgTGTCTAATAGGAGTAGCCCTCTTtcctttataaaaatttcccaaaaaaataaaatgataaaatctaaatattgaacttaaaataatgtttaatgaGTGGGAAGTAAATCGATTATATTACTCGATCCCGTAGTTTTAAGTTCATCAATATTTGCTTGCTGCAAGAACAACATTAGTtaatcttgattaaaaataagtttaaaattagcaaGATTACATTTGGTACACAACTTGCTGCTGGATACACAGGACACACTCTATTGCCAGTTTTGATTCCCCCTGTAGCAGTTGCGGAAACCTGGCGATTACAAAGTTAAAGACATAATTCGCTCTCtgaataagttttaaaaatcacagtGGCGTCTCCCTTGATAGCAGTCACGAGTCCTAAGGTCAGGTCTggatcatttttctttccacaCTGAAACATCTGGGCCATCGTGTGGCATTCGTCAGTGGactctgcaaattaaatttgatttgaaattatattttggcatAGAAAGCATACGAATGGAGGTGCaggaatcaaaatttccaaagccATCCTGCATGGCCTGTGGGTCGTCAGCCGTCAAGTCCTCCAAGTTGCGCAAAATTTGATCCGTCACCAGTGACCCGGTTTTTATCTTATTCAtgttcagatttaattttctttttgacagTGAACTCAAGAGATATATTTACCACgtttccttttttcccgcaGCACCTCAGATAACACTGCGAAGCAAAAATATacacgattttaaaaataactccaATTTATTTGCGTAGCCGCACTTTGAGATTGCGTCTTTGGTTGACGACGTCGCCGCTTGGATTCATGATTATATCATTCACTTCATTTTCTGTCACATTCCAAATTTCCGAGCAAGTGCGCGCGATTTGCACGGATTTTGTGCCCGGTTGCAAGGCCTGAaagaaacaaaacacacaatttgagaggaaaaaatagttctaaataaaatatcacctCGCAAAGAAACGGTTTTTGCTCGGTACAAGAGGCAGCGCCCAAGTAAGTCTCACTCAAAGTcgaatttgacaaattaataaaaatgcactgaTCAGCACTCTCCGAGGGCATTTTCCCGTTTTTCCAGTTGGATATTTCTtccttgtttaatttttcattctctgGACACCAGAAGTGAGCTCCTGGACAACCTCGATTGGTGCCAGACGTCCAGAAATCGCGTCCACATTGATCAGGGTAGACTAATAAGAGTTTTATAAAAGTGTGCAAATCATCGTGGTTGGAAATATCATATATTCTACCTGCTTTGGGATATTTCGCAACCATGTTCGTGAGACAACTCAATTCCTCAAGAGCCTCAATCGAGGCCAATTTCATTCCAATGGAGCAGCAATAATTCCATGCACCTAACCAATCCAActaacaacaattttaatttacaaatagaagacttgatattttgaaatataaaaaaatcacagttgCAGCCGAAAACAGATAATCCTTTCCACAACCGGCATTCCACTGGCCGTGAACAAAAAGATCTGAAAGAGACGAAGCACTAACAATTTTCACTCAAATTTAAGATCAAATCACTAACCGGTTAATGATCCGtctttgaaaatcaattcctAGGacgtttgaaataaattgttataaaattagcccgtaagagaaaaatacaacttgcatttttaatacacTCCTTTGGACAATTCGGTTTGTTGCAGTTGGACGCCATCAACGCGTCACCCTTAAAAAACACCGTTGCTCTCAACAAATTGgcacacataaaaaattaatctcaccTGGCAAGCGATGACGAATTTGTGGCTGCAGTTCCGGTCTGACAAAATTATTCCACTTGAAGTTTTCGTCACTTCCAAGTGTAGGCAATTCTCATTGGTCTGATTATTGTCTGGTTGCCCCGGAGCCCACGAAAGAGAGTCGGGAAGGTTGACGGCTCCTGGGCACCAGGCCCACCTTCCCCAGGTGCCCATTGCGCGTCCCGCCGTCCAATAATTCCAGTTTAGCGCCCACTTTTCTTTAGTTGTGCTGCTCAAACACTCGAAATCGGACGCCGAGCTAAACGATATCGGGTGCATGCCCAAACTGCAACAGAAGTCCCAACCCTGCTGCCAAGTGCCCTTTGAGGATTTATAatgattcattaattttgataaattacgTTTTAATACTTACAAGCTTGTTAGAGAAAAGGTACAATTTGTCGCAGGTACGCGTCCACTTCCCAAACTTTTCTCCGcctgaatttaaaacacttaagattattatttctttatttttcattatctctCAAATGTTAATCTATTATTAAATCCTTTTTGTTAATTGTCAATTGGagaagccattgtaaaataaattagaaaataatttcgttaCAAATTTggatgtttcatttttttcgagttttgcaGGTTTCACGTTTTACCCTTAACATTGCCATTTGCGTCGAACAATGTGCTCTATACATTTGAATATAGAAATAAATGGatgtgtcaaaattaatacGAAACATACGTCTTTGTTGCACTTAAGAGGAAGGCAAGTGTCTTGAAAATCATCTTTTggcttatcattttttaagtataataattttataaattataaaaatagtatGTACCTCGCACAAAAACGGAAACAATGAATTAGAATCTGATGTTTTTAAGACGGCGACACCGCTAAGCATGGACGTCGTGAGTCCTTTTTGAACTATTTCCAAACTGCTCATTTTCTGCATTATCGCGGGAAGGATGATTTCTCTTTTCGGGTTGCACCAGGCGAAactcaaattataattttggcaCGACATGTTGCCTTCGTTGGAGCCAATCGTCCAGACGGCAGAATCGGTGCCAACATCTTTAAATcgttaaaacaatattaaaaataataaaatcaatacaaaTACCAGTaagcaatttttgaagaagattctttttcatggtgTCCTgcatagaaattaaattcaatttgcgcgAGAAGCAGCTCTTGGCCGCGTCAACTTGgctcgctgctgctgatgaaaACAGAAACGTCGCTCCGTTTCTAACAATTATCTTGCCTGAattcaatgtgcaaaaatttaggaatcatgaaatgtgtaatttttctcttactCGTGCTTGCGCTGATCACTGGTGATGCGccctgaataaatttattgcgaaCACACGTTAAATTTGTGGATATATAACGTTTTAGCATGGT
This window encodes:
- the LOC135939460 gene encoding uncharacterized protein LOC135939460 is translated as MRILVHLTIISVLIIVNYQFVICGEKDSQLRKRLLSKENPRHSKRPYIIKCCGGAKCSASFNRKPSRNSSDLKTISTHPKTSNTQGRFKTTTTEAKDISSALQHTDHENTASSKSDSTIFESNATFSTSDKIPSVPNKNPIETETISSNQDITSSEPTKSDLTTISVSQSDTTKLVAENTPAQIIAESTTDPPSSTSTAAEATATLTTAATATNLETSTSTTTKTTSSTTTTTTTSTTTTAKPINLACELSRCTNFTFIANQGASPVISASTSKIIVRNGATFLFSSAAASQVDAAKSCFSRKLNLISMQDTMKKNLLQKLLTDVGTDSAVWTIGSNEGNMSCQNYNLSFAWCNPKREIILPAIMQKMSSLEIVQKGLTTSMLSGVAVLKTSDSNSLFPFLCEPKDDFQDTCLPLKCNKDSTLFDANGNVKGGEKFGKWTRTCDKLYLFSNKLGTWQQGWDFCCSLGMHPISFSSASDFECLSSTTKEKWALNWNYWTAGRAMGTWGRWAWCPGAVNLPDSLSWAPGQPDNNQTNENCLHLEVTKTSSGIILSDRNCSHKFVIACQGDALMASNCNKPNCPKECIKNAMKIVSASSLSDLFVHGQWNAGCGKDYLFSAATLDWLGAWNYCCSIGMKLASIEALEELSCLTNMVAKYPKAVYPDQCGRDFWTSGTNRGCPGAHFWCPENEKLNKEEISNWKNGKMPSESADQCIFINLSNSTLSETYLGAASCTEQKPFLCEALQPGTKSVQIARTCSEIWNVTENEVNDIIMNPSGDVVNQRRNLKCYLRCCGKKGNVIKTGSLVTDQILRNLEDLTADDPQAMQDGFGNFDSCTSIQSTDECHTMAQMFQCGKKNDPDLTLGLVTAIKGDATVSATATGGIKTGNRVCPVYPAASCVPNQANIDELKTTGSTLGGNAMKLSTGKTYFIKIIGGITDAQGEADYCCKLGTHLAIFESVADFEAFMLDWHDTAGLWVYIGPTFDNGDGTDSWCSTFKKLPAGLIKDINFYYRNQLYDSTHIYVAKALGFALYIKGYPCNVVLCGPLSY
- the LOC135940914 gene encoding macrophage mannose receptor 1-like, with the translated sequence MGTWGRWAWCPGAVNLPDSLSWAPGQPDNAQPDENCLHLQVTKNASGILLSDRNCSHKFVMACQGADVMITPDCYMPICPMECNLFVHGQWNAGCGKDYLFSAATLDWFGAWKYCCSVGMKLASIEALEELSCLTKMVAKYPKAFYPDQCGRDFWTSGTNRGCPGAHFWCSENEKLNKEEIANWKNGKMPSESADQCIFINLSNSTLSKTYLGADTCTKQKPFLCEALQPGTNSIQIARTCKEIWNVTENEVNKIIMNATGNVVNQRRNIKCYLRCCGKKGNVIKTGSLVTDNILRNLEDLTADDPQAMQDGFGNFDSCTSIQSTDECHTMAQMFQCGKKNDPDLTLGLVTAIKGDATVSVTAAGGIKTGERVCPVYPKCVPNVILQI